From a region of the Constantimarinum furrinae genome:
- the porM gene encoding type IX secretion system motor protein PorM/GldM, with the protein MAKGSLSPRQKMINLMYLVFIAMLALNMSKEVLSAFGLLNDKIATANAETEARNMAFMDGLSTKASDEPAQYAAVYAKAQEIETVSNELDSYLTTLKSNAIKDLKDPTDYEVMDKPDHFDRLFFTGDKYKAEGQEFIDKMNEYRTNMIAILSDTAVAKKVAGVEEIKKSLESNFSTEKETNRDGKEIEWLNYNYEGFPLIASLTKLTQLQADVKNTKSELLSKMLSGQQAAALSFSNYSTIMDVEKSAYYAGETFNGAILLGRTDASTVPQEVNLTLDGRPLTEGQYSVQGGRVVLNIGAGSPGDHKIEGTLVYGEGGEKVEVPVKTGFATISKPNSAVISADKMNVVYRGVDNPMTVSIPGIPDNNVNASAAGLSKVSGSKYVMRPGSGREVTITASGTLPDGQRISTPAVFRIKDIPPPVGAIRGETGIVRMQRQGLEISTVSAVLPDFDFDVNLNVTGFSFKVSGQPTVIVSGTRLDSAAKGALRRAKRGDAVQIFDINAKVQGSSVVLKKTAPVIIELTN; encoded by the coding sequence ATGGCTAAAGGAAGTTTATCACCAAGGCAGAAGATGATTAACCTGATGTATCTGGTTTTCATCGCGATGCTTGCATTAAATATGTCCAAGGAGGTTTTATCGGCCTTCGGACTTCTAAACGACAAAATAGCAACGGCAAACGCTGAGACCGAAGCACGTAATATGGCTTTTATGGATGGTCTTAGTACAAAGGCATCCGATGAGCCTGCTCAGTATGCGGCAGTCTACGCTAAGGCACAGGAAATTGAAACGGTATCCAATGAATTGGACTCGTACTTGACTACTTTGAAAAGTAACGCCATTAAAGATCTTAAGGATCCAACAGATTATGAAGTAATGGACAAACCAGATCACTTCGATCGGTTATTCTTTACTGGAGATAAGTATAAAGCTGAAGGACAAGAATTCATCGATAAGATGAACGAGTACCGAACCAATATGATTGCGATTCTTTCTGATACTGCTGTGGCCAAGAAAGTAGCAGGGGTGGAAGAGATCAAAAAATCTCTTGAAAGTAACTTTTCAACCGAAAAGGAAACCAACAGAGACGGTAAGGAAATTGAATGGTTGAATTATAACTACGAAGGTTTTCCATTGATCGCATCACTTACTAAGCTTACACAGCTTCAAGCCGATGTTAAGAATACAAAAAGTGAACTTTTGTCAAAGATGTTATCCGGTCAACAAGCTGCGGCCCTTTCATTTAGTAACTATTCTACGATAATGGATGTTGAAAAATCGGCTTATTACGCCGGTGAAACTTTTAACGGAGCCATTTTACTGGGTCGAACCGATGCCAGTACTGTGCCGCAGGAAGTAAATCTAACCTTAGACGGCCGACCACTTACCGAAGGACAATACAGTGTTCAAGGCGGTAGAGTTGTACTGAATATTGGCGCTGGTAGCCCGGGAGATCATAAAATTGAAGGAACTCTGGTATATGGTGAAGGCGGTGAAAAAGTTGAAGTACCTGTAAAAACAGGATTCGCAACGATTTCAAAACCAAACTCAGCAGTTATATCTGCAGACAAAATGAATGTGGTTTACCGTGGTGTAGACAACCCAATGACGGTTTCTATCCCTGGTATTCCTGATAATAACGTAAATGCATCAGCTGCCGGTTTAAGTAAAGTTTCTGGTAGTAAATATGTAATGCGTCCTGGATCGGGTCGTGAGGTTACAATCACGGCTAGTGGTACTTTGCCAGATGGGCAAAGAATAAGTACTCCGGCGGTATTCCGTATCAAGGATATCCCACCACCGGTAGGAGCTATCCGTGGAGAAACAGGGATCGTACGTATGCAACGTCAGGGACTTGAGATCTCGACAGTATCGGCGGTTTTACCCGACTTCGATTTCGACGTAAATCTTAATGTAACCGGATTTAGCTTTAAAGTTTCCGGACAGCCTACGGTAATCGTAAGTGGAACCCGATTGGATTCTGCAGCTAAAGGCGCATTGCGTAGAGCCAAAAGAGGAGATGCAGTTCAAATCTTTGATATCAATGCAAAAGTTCAGGGTAGTTCGGTAGTCTTGAAAAAGACCGCTCCCGTAATTATTGAGCTTACAAACTAG
- the porL gene encoding type IX secretion system motor protein PorL/GldL, whose translation MAQSRSSKKLFNMAYGLGASIVILGALFKILHWELGPLNGGLLLAIGLITEAIIFAISAFEPVEDDLDWSLVYPELAGGMAGDKKKQPQDAEGLLSKKLDEMLKDARIDSELMSSLGESIRSFEGAAKGMQPTAEAMSSTKKYSEEMALAAAQMESLNSLYKVQVESTSRQTEVNERVAENAEQLKQQMEHLATNLSSLNGVYGGMLSAMTNRN comes from the coding sequence ATGGCACAATCAAGATCATCAAAGAAATTATTTAATATGGCCTACGGCCTTGGGGCGTCTATCGTAATTTTAGGAGCTTTATTTAAGATCCTTCACTGGGAATTAGGTCCCTTAAACGGTGGATTGCTTTTGGCAATTGGTCTTATTACTGAGGCGATCATTTTTGCTATCTCTGCTTTCGAACCTGTTGAAGACGATTTAGACTGGTCTCTTGTTTACCCTGAATTGGCCGGAGGTATGGCAGGTGACAAGAAAAAGCAACCACAGGATGCCGAAGGATTATTGTCTAAGAAATTGGATGAAATGTTGAAGGATGCAAGAATCGATTCTGAATTGATGTCCAGCTTAGGTGAGAGTATCCGTTCTTTTGAAGGTGCCGCTAAAGGTATGCAACCAACTGCTGAAGCAATGAGCTCTACGAAGAAGTATAGCGAAGAAATGGCCTTGGCCGCTGCTCAAATGGAATCATTGAACAGCTTATACAAAGTACAGGTTGAATCAACAAGCCGTCAGACAGAAGTTAACGAGCGTGTTGCTGAAAACGCAGAACAATTGAAACAACAAATGGAGCACTTGGCTACCAACCTGTCTTCTCTTAACGGAGTTTACGGAGGTATGCTTTCCGCAATGACCAATAGAAATTAA
- the porK gene encoding T9SS ring complex lipoprotein PorK/GldK — protein sequence MKKFIAFTAIVAFLFSCNSGDRGELVGAKGKKWYPQKPYGMTLIPGGSFIMGKSDDDFVAVNDAPTKTVTVRSFYMDETEITNAEYRQFVNWVRDSTVRLKLAILADEVGATPGDGGIGEFAFVDQENEEMTAWEQYNYDNYYGMGEDYYAGRKINRDIDLIWDTSEYPDEYYSEVMDTMYIPAEEAYNGQRTIDVEKLKFQYTYMDIQSAARDKSKRRKDFIKKEEVNIYPDTTVWIKDFNYSYNEPMHNDYFWHEAYGDYPVVGVNWKQAKAFCAWRTLYKNAYQKSRNRNHVNSFRLPGEAEWEYAARGGLESATFPWGGPYAKNDRGCFLANFKPLRGDYAADQALYTVEADAYEPNDYNLYNMAGNVSEWVASSYDAAAYEYTSTMNPNVNDDTNMRKVVRGGSWKDVAYFLQVSTRDYEYADSARSYIGFRTVQDYMGTDVVLNEKLGDAR from the coding sequence ATGAAGAAGTTTATTGCATTCACTGCGATTGTTGCCTTTTTATTCAGTTGTAACTCCGGAGACAGAGGAGAACTGGTTGGAGCAAAAGGTAAAAAATGGTATCCACAAAAACCTTATGGTATGACACTTATCCCTGGTGGTTCGTTCATCATGGGTAAATCTGACGATGATTTTGTAGCGGTTAATGACGCGCCAACAAAAACAGTAACGGTTCGTTCCTTCTACATGGACGAAACTGAAATTACCAATGCCGAGTACAGACAATTTGTGAATTGGGTTCGCGATTCGACGGTTCGACTAAAACTGGCTATTCTAGCCGATGAGGTTGGGGCAACTCCCGGAGACGGAGGAATTGGAGAATTTGCTTTTGTAGATCAGGAAAATGAAGAAATGACTGCCTGGGAGCAGTATAATTACGATAACTATTATGGAATGGGAGAGGATTATTATGCCGGTAGAAAGATCAACCGGGATATAGATCTAATATGGGATACTTCTGAATATCCGGATGAGTATTATTCTGAAGTGATGGATACCATGTACATTCCGGCTGAAGAAGCCTACAACGGGCAGCGTACCATCGATGTTGAAAAACTGAAATTCCAGTACACCTATATGGATATCCAGTCGGCAGCACGAGATAAAAGCAAAAGAAGAAAGGATTTTATAAAAAAAGAAGAAGTAAATATCTATCCCGATACTACAGTTTGGATAAAAGATTTCAACTATTCTTACAATGAGCCTATGCACAACGATTACTTCTGGCACGAGGCTTATGGGGATTATCCGGTAGTAGGAGTGAACTGGAAGCAGGCGAAAGCGTTTTGCGCCTGGAGAACCTTATATAAGAATGCATATCAAAAATCCAGAAACCGTAACCATGTAAACTCTTTCCGTCTTCCCGGTGAAGCAGAATGGGAATATGCAGCGCGTGGCGGACTGGAATCTGCTACATTCCCGTGGGGAGGGCCTTATGCTAAGAACGACCGTGGTTGTTTTCTGGCAAACTTTAAACCCCTACGTGGTGATTATGCAGCAGATCAGGCTTTATACACTGTAGAAGCCGATGCCTACGAGCCAAATGACTATAACCTCTACAACATGGCTGGTAACGTGAGCGAATGGGTAGCTTCATCTTATGATGCTGCAGCTTATGAGTATACTTCAACAATGAACCCTAACGTGAACGACGATACCAATATGCGTAAAGTTGTTCGTGGTGGATCCTGGAAGGATGTAGCATACTTCCTGCAGGTAAGCACACGTGACTATGAATATGCAGATTCTGCACGGAGCTATATCGGTTTCAGAACTGTTCAGGATTACATGGGTACAGACGTTGTATTAAATGAAAAACTTGGAGACGCTCGATAA
- a CDS encoding formimidoylglutamase: MIEFLSPVSKSVIAHREVLPPGVLGKQIKIHKTAGDLPDIGNAKFALLGIKENRNDINFMGESLSFDAFRKTFYALFPGNWNHSIVDLGDIEKGETVEDTYFAVKTVLAALHAKRIIPLVLGGSQDLLYAQYRSYDDNGSMVNLVNIDRNFDLGDAEKEISNASYVGKIIVDKPYNLFNYSALGYQSYFNPPQEIALMDKLYFDAYRLGELTTDITLVEPIMRNADIVALDVAAIKSSELSYKNSASPNGFDGREICAIARYAGISNRVSSFGIYELKDYTSAESAAMLIAQILWYFVEGVNFRVADEDFDNESHYTTYKVPVDEEVLVFKKSNKTGRWWIELPFISNVNNKLKRRTLLPCTYGEYLGATNQEIPERWYKARRKNEV, from the coding sequence ATGATAGAATTTCTCTCTCCTGTCTCTAAATCAGTTATCGCCCACAGGGAGGTATTGCCGCCCGGTGTATTGGGAAAGCAAATAAAGATTCATAAAACAGCCGGAGACCTTCCCGACATTGGGAATGCAAAATTTGCCCTGCTTGGAATTAAAGAAAACCGTAATGATATCAATTTTATGGGTGAAAGTTTGTCTTTTGATGCTTTCAGAAAGACATTTTATGCGCTCTTCCCCGGAAACTGGAATCATTCCATAGTGGATCTTGGTGATATTGAAAAAGGCGAAACGGTTGAAGACACCTATTTTGCGGTGAAAACTGTGCTTGCAGCGCTGCATGCAAAAAGAATTATCCCATTGGTGCTTGGAGGGAGTCAGGACCTCTTATATGCGCAGTACCGGTCGTATGACGATAATGGATCCATGGTAAATCTGGTGAACATCGATCGCAATTTCGATCTTGGCGATGCCGAAAAGGAGATCTCGAATGCATCCTATGTAGGGAAGATCATCGTAGACAAGCCATACAACCTATTTAATTATTCAGCGTTGGGGTATCAATCCTATTTTAATCCGCCTCAGGAGATCGCGTTGATGGATAAATTATATTTTGATGCCTATCGTTTGGGCGAATTAACTACCGATATAACGCTGGTAGAGCCTATTATGCGGAATGCAGATATAGTCGCTTTGGATGTTGCTGCAATAAAAAGCTCAGAATTAAGTTATAAAAATAGTGCAAGTCCCAACGGCTTTGACGGCCGGGAGATTTGTGCGATAGCACGCTATGCAGGAATAAGTAACCGCGTGAGCTCCTTTGGGATCTACGAATTGAAAGATTATACATCTGCAGAAAGTGCTGCCATGCTAATAGCACAAATTCTATGGTATTTTGTAGAAGGGGTGAATTTTAGAGTGGCCGATGAGGATTTTGATAATGAATCGCATTACACCACGTATAAGGTACCTGTTGACGAAGAGGTGCTTGTTTTTAAGAAAAGCAATAAAACGGGCAGGTGGTGGATAGAATTGCCTTTTATTTCAAATGTTAATAATAAATTAAAAAGAAGAACGTTATTACCTTGCACTTATGGCGAATATTTGGGTGCAACAAATCAGGAAATTCCTGAGAGGTGGTATAAAGCCCGCCGAAAGAATGAAGTGTGA
- the topA gene encoding type I DNA topoisomerase produces the protein MAKNLVIVESPAKAKTIEKFLGKDYKVTSSFGHIADLPSKELGVDTEGDFTPKYIVPSDKKSLVKELKSLAKKADMVWLASDEDREGEAIAWHLAETLDLKDEKTKRIVFHEITKSAILKAIENPRKIDYNLVNAQQARRVLDRLVGYELSPVLWRKVKGGLSAGRVQSVAVRLIVEREREIEAFTPVGSYRIDAEFTTLEGSKFKAKLPKNFETEQEARDFLQKNLNASYSVSELAKKPAKKSPAPPFTTSTLQQEASRKLYFSVGKTMTIAQKLYEAGSITYMRTDSVNLSNDAKAAAQKEIESSYGSNYSQPRNFKGKSKGAQEAHEAIRPTDMSLHTIEGDYDQARLYDLIWKRTIASQMSDAKLERTNVKIGITSSEQVNENFVANGEMIKFDGFLKVYLEGTDFEEEEQEGMLPNLSKGDALENNYVTATQRFTRPPYRYTEASLVKQLEELGIGRPSTYAPTISTIINRNYVEKGTVEGVERNYLQLTLENDAVKEKTLTETVGSDKGKMVPTDIGMIVNDFLVDHFGNILDYNFTAKVEEDFDDIAEGKEEWTKMMKDFYGKFHPRVEDVQENADRESGERILGEDPETGKPILVRLGKYGPMAQIGDPEDEDKKFASLRPDQQLHLVTFEEVMDLFKLPKTLGVYDGEEVEVNNGRFGPYVRLGKKFISLPKGVDPLDVDMAMAKELIEEKKKADAPIYMYEGLPVQKGKGRFGPFIKWNNMFINVNKKYDFDNLSEADIEELIEAKKQKEIDKLINEWPEEGIRLEKARWGRFNLIKGKTKVELPKSTKADKITLEEAQALLEKKAPKKKTTRKKTTTKKK, from the coding sequence ATGGCTAAGAATTTAGTGATCGTAGAGTCCCCCGCGAAGGCAAAGACCATAGAGAAGTTTCTCGGCAAAGATTATAAAGTTACTTCCAGTTTTGGTCACATCGCCGATCTCCCATCCAAAGAACTGGGTGTGGATACTGAAGGAGATTTTACACCTAAATATATTGTGCCCAGTGATAAGAAAAGCCTGGTAAAAGAACTGAAGTCTTTGGCAAAGAAAGCCGATATGGTATGGCTAGCCAGTGATGAGGATAGAGAAGGAGAGGCTATCGCCTGGCATCTTGCCGAAACATTGGACCTTAAGGATGAAAAGACCAAACGCATCGTTTTCCATGAGATTACAAAATCTGCTATTTTAAAAGCCATTGAGAACCCAAGAAAGATAGACTATAATCTCGTAAACGCCCAGCAGGCACGTCGTGTATTAGACAGGTTGGTAGGTTATGAGCTCTCTCCTGTTTTATGGCGAAAGGTTAAAGGCGGACTCTCTGCCGGACGTGTACAGTCGGTTGCTGTTAGACTTATCGTGGAGCGCGAACGAGAGATCGAAGCGTTTACTCCTGTAGGATCGTATAGAATTGATGCCGAATTCACCACATTGGAAGGAAGCAAATTCAAAGCGAAACTTCCTAAGAATTTTGAAACCGAACAAGAAGCCCGCGACTTTTTACAAAAAAACCTCAATGCGTCCTATTCAGTTTCAGAGCTGGCTAAAAAACCCGCTAAAAAATCTCCGGCACCTCCGTTTACCACGTCGACCTTACAACAGGAAGCTTCCAGGAAATTATATTTTTCAGTAGGAAAGACAATGACCATCGCTCAAAAGCTTTACGAAGCCGGTAGCATTACGTATATGAGAACCGATAGCGTAAACTTGTCCAACGACGCAAAGGCTGCTGCTCAGAAAGAAATAGAATCGTCCTATGGCAGTAATTACAGTCAGCCACGAAATTTCAAAGGCAAATCGAAAGGAGCTCAGGAAGCTCACGAAGCCATCAGGCCAACAGATATGTCGTTGCATACCATAGAAGGAGATTACGATCAAGCCAGACTGTACGATCTTATATGGAAGCGCACCATTGCTTCTCAAATGAGCGATGCCAAACTGGAACGGACCAATGTGAAGATTGGAATTACCTCTTCGGAACAAGTTAATGAGAATTTTGTGGCGAATGGTGAAATGATAAAGTTCGACGGATTCCTGAAAGTATATCTGGAAGGTACCGATTTTGAAGAAGAAGAGCAGGAAGGAATGTTACCGAATCTTTCTAAGGGAGATGCTTTAGAGAATAATTACGTAACCGCAACACAACGCTTTACACGTCCGCCTTACCGCTATACCGAAGCATCTTTGGTAAAGCAACTGGAGGAACTGGGTATTGGGCGTCCGTCTACATATGCTCCTACTATTTCTACCATCATTAATCGGAATTACGTGGAAAAGGGAACGGTAGAAGGCGTGGAGCGAAACTATCTTCAGCTAACACTTGAAAACGATGCTGTAAAAGAGAAAACCCTTACCGAAACCGTAGGTAGTGATAAAGGGAAAATGGTTCCAACCGATATTGGGATGATCGTGAATGATTTTCTGGTAGATCACTTCGGAAACATACTCGATTACAATTTTACGGCGAAGGTAGAAGAGGATTTTGATGATATAGCAGAAGGAAAAGAAGAATGGACAAAAATGATGAAGGATTTCTACGGAAAATTTCATCCCCGTGTTGAAGATGTTCAGGAAAATGCAGATCGCGAAAGCGGCGAACGAATTTTAGGTGAGGATCCCGAAACCGGTAAACCCATTTTGGTAAGATTAGGAAAATACGGTCCTATGGCTCAAATAGGTGATCCGGAAGATGAAGATAAAAAATTTGCCAGTCTGCGCCCCGACCAGCAATTACATCTGGTTACTTTTGAGGAGGTAATGGACCTGTTTAAACTTCCCAAGACTCTGGGTGTATACGACGGAGAAGAGGTTGAGGTGAATAATGGTCGCTTTGGTCCCTACGTTCGACTTGGGAAGAAGTTTATTTCGTTGCCAAAGGGAGTGGACCCGTTAGATGTGGATATGGCTATGGCGAAAGAGCTGATCGAAGAAAAGAAAAAGGCCGATGCACCTATATATATGTATGAAGGATTGCCGGTTCAGAAAGGGAAAGGTAGATTTGGTCCTTTTATAAAATGGAATAATATGTTCATTAACGTGAACAAGAAATACGACTTCGATAATCTTTCCGAGGCAGACATTGAAGAACTTATAGAAGCCAAGAAGCAAAAAGAGATCGATAAGCTCATCAACGAATGGCCGGAAGAAGGGATAAGGCTTGAGAAGGCGCGATGGGGTCGATTTAACCTTATAAAAGGTAAAACCAAGGTAGAATTGCCAAAATCAACCAAGGCAGATAAGATCACATTGGAGGAGGCACAGGCGTTACTCGAGAAAAAGGCTCCTAAAAAGAAGACAACCCGTAAGAAGACAACTACCAAGAAAAAATAA
- a CDS encoding inorganic diphosphatase, with translation MKNKRKSTFKFTSRKIYFQEHLSSLPWLVISAFLFFNCSPAEKISTLSTFSDTAMVNCIIEIPAGTNKKIEYNKIEKEFVTDQRDGGDRVISYLPYPGNYGFIAATYSDPAKGGDGDPLDVMVICEALPTGTILEAIPIAVLRLIDNGEADFKVICIPAEKEKRTMDAVTFSEFSYKYPEALSVLESWFRNYDSHDNTHIEGWGDEKEALIEILKTTNHKKKDL, from the coding sequence ATGAAGAACAAAAGGAAAAGCACGTTTAAATTCACTTCCCGAAAGATATACTTTCAGGAGCATCTGTCTTCCTTACCGTGGCTGGTGATAAGTGCGTTTTTGTTTTTTAACTGCAGTCCTGCTGAAAAAATCTCAACACTTTCAACATTCTCGGACACCGCAATGGTGAACTGCATTATTGAAATTCCGGCAGGAACAAATAAAAAGATCGAGTATAATAAGATCGAAAAGGAATTTGTAACCGATCAGCGTGACGGTGGAGACAGAGTGATTTCCTATTTACCCTATCCCGGTAATTACGGCTTTATTGCGGCCACTTACTCAGATCCTGCGAAGGGTGGTGACGGAGACCCGCTGGATGTTATGGTAATTTGCGAGGCACTTCCCACAGGCACTATTTTAGAAGCCATTCCCATTGCTGTATTGAGACTTATTGATAATGGTGAAGCAGATTTTAAGGTGATATGTATTCCCGCCGAAAAAGAAAAACGCACTATGGATGCGGTAACATTCTCTGAATTTTCTTATAAATACCCCGAAGCATTATCCGTTTTAGAAAGCTGGTTCAGAAATTACGATTCACATGACAACACTCATATAGAAGGATGGGGCGATGAAAAAGAGGCGCTTATAGAAATCCTAAAAACTACTAATCACAAAAAGAAGGACTTATAG
- the miaB gene encoding tRNA (N6-isopentenyl adenosine(37)-C2)-methylthiotransferase MiaB: MEEKIIDETKQGEALVLENSSANSRKLYLESYGCQMNFSDSEIVASILAKEGYNTTSLMEEADLVLVNTCSIRDKAEQTVRKRLEKYNAVKKINPKMKVGVLGCMAERLKSKFLEEEKIVDMVVGPDAYKDLPNLLEEVEAGRDAVNVVLSKDETYGDISPVRLDTNGINALVSITRGCDNMCTFCVVPFTRGRERSRNPKSILEEVNDLARKGYKEITLLGQNVDSYLWYGGGLKKDFKNASEMQQATATDFAQLLEMVAVAQPGMRIRFSTSNPQDMTEDVLHTMAKYKNICNHIHLPVQSGSTRILKEMNRQHTREEYIKLIDRINEIIPDCGISQDLIAGFPTETEEDHQDTLSLMEYVKYYFGFMFTYSERPGTMAARKLEDDVPEAVKKRRLTEIVDMQRKHSAYRTQQFLGKTVEVLIERESKKSTTDWSGRSEQSLVVVFPKEHYKPGDFVQVKITDCTSATLIGEAVGQSKL; the protein is encoded by the coding sequence ATGGAAGAGAAGATCATAGATGAAACAAAGCAGGGTGAAGCCCTGGTTCTGGAAAACAGCAGCGCTAATTCCCGAAAATTGTATCTGGAGAGTTATGGTTGTCAGATGAATTTCAGTGACAGCGAGATCGTAGCCTCTATATTAGCGAAAGAAGGCTATAATACAACCTCACTAATGGAGGAAGCCGATCTTGTACTCGTCAATACGTGCTCTATTCGTGATAAAGCTGAACAGACCGTTAGAAAGCGTCTTGAAAAATACAATGCCGTAAAGAAGATCAATCCGAAGATGAAAGTAGGAGTTCTAGGCTGTATGGCCGAACGCCTTAAGAGTAAATTTCTGGAGGAAGAAAAGATCGTAGATATGGTAGTTGGCCCCGACGCCTATAAGGATCTACCTAATCTACTGGAGGAAGTGGAAGCCGGACGAGACGCAGTTAATGTCGTGCTTTCAAAAGATGAAACCTATGGAGATATTTCTCCGGTACGTCTGGACACCAACGGTATAAATGCATTGGTAAGTATCACCCGGGGTTGTGACAATATGTGTACCTTTTGTGTGGTTCCCTTTACTCGCGGAAGAGAACGCAGCCGAAACCCGAAAAGTATTCTGGAAGAAGTAAATGATCTGGCGCGCAAAGGCTATAAAGAGATCACTTTACTGGGGCAGAATGTGGACAGTTATTTATGGTATGGCGGCGGACTCAAAAAAGATTTTAAAAATGCCTCCGAAATGCAACAGGCTACTGCTACAGATTTTGCTCAGTTGCTCGAAATGGTCGCCGTGGCTCAGCCCGGAATGCGAATTCGGTTTTCAACTTCGAATCCGCAGGATATGACAGAAGATGTTCTGCATACCATGGCAAAGTATAAGAACATTTGCAATCATATTCATTTACCGGTTCAGAGTGGAAGCACCAGGATCCTAAAGGAAATGAACCGACAGCACACCCGTGAGGAGTATATAAAACTAATAGACCGCATTAATGAAATTATTCCCGATTGCGGAATTTCTCAGGATCTTATCGCCGGATTTCCTACGGAAACAGAAGAAGACCATCAGGATACCCTTAGCTTGATGGAATATGTAAAGTATTATTTCGGATTTATGTTTACTTATTCCGAACGCCCCGGAACCATGGCCGCACGAAAACTAGAAGATGATGTCCCAGAAGCCGTTAAGAAAAGACGCCTCACCGAGATCGTCGACATGCAAAGAAAACACAGTGCGTATCGCACTCAACAGTTTTTAGGCAAAACTGTGGAAGTTCTAATAGAACGAGAGTCGAAAAAAAGTACTACTGACTGGAGTGGTAGAAGCGAGCAAAGTCTGGTGGTTGTGTTTCCTAAAGAACACTATAAACCGGGCGATTTTGTACAAGTAAAAATAACCGATTGTACCAGTGCGACTCTAATCGGGGAAGCAGTTGGACAAAGTAAATTGTAA
- a CDS encoding sigma-54 interaction domain-containing protein: MESVQAIKQRFGIIGNDPKLNRAVEKAIQVAPTDISVLVTGESGVGKESIPKIIHSLSHRKHGKYIAVNCGAIPEGTIDSELFGHEKGSFTGATATRSGYFEVADGGTIFLDEVGELPLPTQVRLLRVLENGEFIKVGSSKSQKTDVRIVAATNVKMVEAIEKGKFREDLYYRLSTVDINLPPLRERSEDIHLLFRKFAADFAQKYKMPTIRLDEAASGLLLQYRWGGNIRQLRNVAEQISVLEQDRNITYSTLRHYLPDVGSQLPAVINSKKQQSDFSSEREILYKVLFDMQRDVNDLKKLTLELMNSGNASKVKEENSKLIKKIYSEENNREEELAAIVDEENDTAPSDVEVLNIPSKPEETKKGNYDFAEEIQEEENLSLQEKELELIKKSLEKYKGKRKDAADELGISERTLYRKIKQYNL; encoded by the coding sequence GTGGAAAGCGTACAAGCGATAAAACAACGATTTGGAATTATTGGGAACGATCCTAAGCTTAATCGTGCCGTAGAGAAAGCCATACAAGTGGCTCCTACCGATATTTCGGTGTTGGTTACAGGGGAAAGTGGTGTTGGGAAGGAAAGCATCCCGAAGATCATACATTCGCTTTCTCACCGCAAACACGGAAAATATATAGCCGTGAATTGTGGAGCTATCCCTGAAGGAACTATAGATAGTGAATTGTTTGGACATGAAAAAGGCTCCTTTACGGGTGCGACTGCCACCCGAAGCGGTTATTTTGAAGTGGCCGACGGCGGAACGATTTTTCTGGATGAAGTGGGAGAACTTCCCTTACCCACTCAGGTCCGACTTTTACGGGTTCTTGAAAACGGCGAGTTTATTAAAGTAGGGTCTTCAAAATCACAAAAAACCGATGTACGCATCGTAGCAGCGACCAATGTAAAGATGGTCGAGGCCATTGAAAAGGGAAAATTCAGGGAAGATCTGTATTATCGTTTAAGCACGGTTGACATCAACTTACCTCCGCTGCGGGAACGGTCTGAGGATATTCATCTATTGTTCAGAAAATTTGCAGCCGATTTCGCACAGAAGTATAAAATGCCCACCATTCGGTTAGATGAGGCCGCTTCGGGATTATTGCTTCAGTATCGCTGGGGTGGAAATATCCGTCAGTTGCGAAATGTGGCCGAGCAGATCTCTGTTCTGGAACAGGATCGAAATATTACTTACAGCACACTTAGGCATTATCTGCCCGATGTTGGGAGTCAGTTGCCGGCCGTGATCAATTCCAAAAAACAGCAAAGCGATTTCAGTAGTGAAAGAGAGATCCTGTATAAAGTGTTATTCGACATGCAACGGGATGTAAATGATTTGAAAAAACTTACTCTGGAACTTATGAATAGTGGAAACGCATCAAAGGTAAAAGAGGAAAATTCGAAGTTGATCAAAAAGATATATTCCGAAGAAAACAACCGTGAAGAAGAACTGGCTGCGATAGTGGATGAAGAAAATGATACTGCCCCCAGCGATGTGGAAGTTCTTAATATTCCGTCCAAACCTGAAGAAACAAAAAAAGGGAATTACGACTTTGCCGAAGAGATCCAGGAGGAAGAAAATTTATCGCTTCAGGAAAAGGAGTTGGAACTCATTAAAAAATCCCTTGAAAAATATAAAGGAAAACGAAAGGATGCTGCAGACGAACTGGGAATTTCGGAACGTACCCTGTATCGCAAGATCAAACAATATAATTTGTAA